The proteins below are encoded in one region of Deltaproteobacteria bacterium:
- the glgC gene encoding glucose-1-phosphate adenylyltransferase, with amino-acid sequence MNTQLLSEVNHALHQTVALVLAGGQGERLYPLTRDRAKPAVPFGGIYRLLDFTLSNCLNSGLRKMHVLTQYKSHSLARHLKLAWSHLPNEMGEYVELVPPQQRTADRWYEGTADAVFQNIYLLERERPRYVVILGGDHIYKMDYSEMLAAHIENGADLTIACTEVPRAEASRFGVMGVDDQWRIRRFREKPEDPDSLPGNPELALASMGIYIFNTDRLVREVIENAKQESSHDFGKNIIPRMLATERKVYAFPFRDRNSHSGKYWRDIGTLDSYFDATMDLVSVSPVFNLYDTEWPIRTYQPQAPPAKTVFHGGERQGEVLDSLIGNGCIVSGGRVVHSVLSPRVFVHSWAQVEDCVIFDNVEIGRHTKIRRAIIDKDVKIPPGEVIGYDLEKDRQRFTVTDNGIVVIPKGMVINE; translated from the coding sequence ATGAATACCCAACTACTTTCTGAGGTGAATCATGCGCTCCATCAGACCGTCGCCCTGGTGTTGGCCGGCGGACAAGGCGAGCGTTTGTACCCGCTCACTCGCGACCGCGCTAAGCCGGCAGTGCCGTTCGGCGGCATCTACCGGCTTCTCGATTTCACGCTCTCGAACTGTCTCAACTCCGGGTTACGGAAAATGCATGTGTTGACACAGTACAAGTCGCATTCGTTAGCCCGCCATCTGAAGCTGGCCTGGAGCCACCTGCCTAACGAAATGGGCGAGTATGTCGAACTCGTGCCGCCGCAGCAGCGCACGGCGGATCGCTGGTACGAAGGGACGGCGGACGCGGTCTTTCAGAATATCTACCTGCTCGAACGGGAGCGCCCCCGCTATGTCGTGATTCTCGGCGGCGATCACATCTACAAGATGGATTACAGCGAAATGTTGGCCGCGCACATCGAGAACGGGGCGGACTTAACCATCGCCTGCACGGAAGTGCCGCGTGCGGAAGCCTCCAGATTCGGCGTGATGGGCGTGGATGACCAGTGGCGCATTCGGCGATTCCGCGAGAAGCCGGAAGACCCCGACTCGCTCCCCGGCAATCCCGAACTCGCGCTCGCGTCCATGGGCATTTATATCTTCAATACGGATCGTCTAGTGCGAGAAGTGATTGAGAATGCCAAACAGGAAAGCAGTCACGACTTCGGCAAAAATATCATCCCCCGCATGTTGGCGACCGAGCGGAAGGTCTATGCCTTCCCTTTTCGCGATCGCAACAGCCACAGTGGGAAGTATTGGCGCGATATCGGCACCCTGGACAGCTATTTCGACGCCACCATGGATCTCGTCTCGGTGAGTCCGGTCTTCAATCTCTACGACACCGAGTGGCCGATCCGCACCTACCAGCCGCAGGCACCGCCGGCCAAGACCGTTTTCCATGGCGGAGAACGGCAAGGGGAAGTGTTAGATTCGCTGATCGGCAATGGCTGCATCGTCAGTGGTGGGCGCGTCGTGCATTCGGTGCTGAGTCCTCGCGTCTTCGTGCATAGCTGGGCGCAGGTAGAAGACTGCGTGATCTTCGACAACGTGGAGATTGGCCGGCACACAAAGATCCGCCGCGCGATCATCGACAAGGATGTGAAGATCCCCCCAGGCGAAGTGATTGGCTATGACTTGGAAAAAGACCGTCAGCGGTTCACCGTGACCGACAACGGTATCGTCGTCATTC
- a CDS encoding response regulator has product MKTILVVEDDPHQGLLYEQELSDEGYRVLRAMNGREGLGVVKTQAPDCLIMDINMPVMDGLDALGKILAVRPALPVIINSAFSSYRDSFMSWAADAYVVKSSDLTELKTRVREAVEKRAATTALVC; this is encoded by the coding sequence ATGAAAACTATTCTCGTAGTGGAAGACGATCCGCATCAAGGGTTGCTCTACGAACAAGAACTGAGCGATGAGGGCTATCGCGTCCTGCGGGCGATGAACGGACGTGAGGGACTGGGCGTCGTCAAAACACAGGCCCCGGATTGCCTCATCATGGACATCAACATGCCGGTCATGGACGGTCTGGACGCCCTGGGAAAAATTCTGGCTGTGCGTCCGGCCTTGCCGGTCATCATCAACTCGGCCTTCTCAAGCTACAGGGATAGCTTCATGAGCTGGGCGGCGGACGCCTACGTGGTGAAAAGCAGCGACTTGACCGAACTGAAGACGCGGGTGCGCGAGGCAGTGGAAAAGCGTGCGGCGACCACCGCATTGGTTTGTTAA
- a CDS encoding 6-phosphofructokinase: MEQRKRIGVLTSGGDAQGMNAALRAIVRTALDRGVEVYGIFEGYQGMVDGGPRIRSLSWGEVGGILHKGGTIIGTARCEAFRTRPGRLQAAANLVRNGIDTLIVIGGDGSLSGAAVLHQEWPELLSMLVTQGAISQELAERHPHLAMVGLAGSIDNDMLGTDMTIGADTALHRITEAVDAISSTAASHQRAFVVEVMGRHCGYLALMGALASGADWVLIPESPPDVEDWEARMCEVLKAGRAAGRRDSIVIVAEGAQDRNGAPIESAYVKKVLEERLGEDVRVTILGHVQRGGTPSAFDRNLSTLLGATAVEDILAMAPGHTPRLIGFHGNRMTRMPLQLCVERTQRATQATAAGDFEAAMAMRGQNFQTAFRTVRTLVRAVPRPPTLGQRRLRLAILHAGEPAPGMNTAVRAAVRLGVDQGHVMLGVRNGFPGLVAGDLAVMDWMSVNGWALIGGAELGTSRKIPSGKDFYAIARTLEEQHVEGLLMIGGWTGYEALYRLYRARDEFSAFNIPLLCLPATIDNDLPGSDLSIGADTALNCIVDAVDKIKQSAVATRRCFVVEVMGHLCGYLAQMSGLATGAERVYGPEDGVTLDDLQADLATMIDGFKKGKRLSVILRSERAHPLYTTNFMATLFAGAGEELFEVRQAILGHLQQGGNPTPFDRILAMRFAAACIERLIAEATKQTPAGEFVGLSGGKVEFVGLEDWPRMIDSTHLRPKAQWWRATLPIAQVLAQSGPAHAS; encoded by the coding sequence ATGGAACAGAGGAAGCGAATTGGCGTGTTGACCAGCGGCGGCGATGCTCAGGGGATGAATGCCGCGCTCCGGGCTATTGTCCGAACGGCTCTCGATCGTGGGGTGGAAGTCTACGGCATTTTCGAAGGGTATCAGGGCATGGTGGACGGCGGGCCGCGCATTCGCTCTCTGTCTTGGGGAGAAGTTGGCGGGATCCTCCATAAAGGCGGAACGATCATTGGCACCGCGCGTTGTGAAGCCTTCCGCACTCGGCCCGGGCGTTTGCAAGCCGCGGCTAATTTAGTGCGGAATGGCATCGATACGCTGATTGTCATTGGCGGTGACGGCAGCCTCTCCGGAGCTGCCGTGCTCCATCAAGAATGGCCGGAGTTGTTGTCCATGTTGGTGACGCAAGGCGCGATCTCCCAAGAGCTGGCGGAGCGGCACCCCCATCTAGCCATGGTGGGGCTGGCCGGCTCGATCGACAATGACATGCTGGGCACGGACATGACAATCGGTGCGGATACCGCACTGCACCGCATCACCGAGGCGGTGGACGCGATCAGTAGTACGGCGGCGAGTCACCAGCGGGCGTTTGTCGTGGAAGTGATGGGACGACACTGCGGGTATTTGGCGCTGATGGGCGCACTGGCAAGCGGGGCCGATTGGGTCTTGATTCCAGAAAGCCCTCCCGATGTCGAGGATTGGGAAGCGCGTATGTGCGAGGTCTTGAAAGCTGGGAGAGCCGCCGGTCGTCGCGACAGCATCGTCATCGTGGCGGAAGGCGCGCAGGACCGGAACGGTGCACCTATCGAAAGCGCCTATGTCAAAAAAGTGTTAGAAGAGCGCCTCGGCGAGGATGTGCGAGTGACGATTCTCGGGCATGTCCAACGTGGTGGCACTCCTAGCGCCTTCGATCGAAACTTGAGCACCTTGTTAGGTGCGACTGCAGTTGAGGATATTCTGGCGATGGCACCCGGCCACACTCCACGTTTGATCGGCTTTCATGGCAATCGTATGACTCGCATGCCGCTCCAACTGTGTGTTGAGCGAACTCAACGCGCCACACAGGCCACTGCCGCAGGCGATTTTGAGGCGGCGATGGCGATGCGGGGGCAAAACTTTCAGACCGCGTTTCGCACCGTCCGGACGTTGGTCCGTGCCGTGCCACGTCCTCCGACGCTGGGACAACGACGCTTACGGCTGGCCATTCTGCATGCCGGGGAGCCGGCGCCGGGGATGAACACGGCGGTGCGCGCTGCCGTGCGGCTGGGAGTCGACCAAGGGCACGTGATGCTCGGTGTGAGGAATGGCTTCCCGGGGTTGGTGGCTGGAGACCTGGCGGTGATGGACTGGATGAGCGTGAACGGTTGGGCGTTGATAGGAGGAGCGGAGCTGGGGACCAGTCGGAAGATTCCGTCTGGCAAAGATTTTTACGCGATCGCGCGCACCCTGGAAGAGCAGCACGTCGAGGGACTGCTCATGATCGGTGGATGGACAGGATACGAGGCGCTGTATCGACTCTATCGCGCACGAGACGAATTTTCTGCGTTCAACATTCCCCTGCTCTGCTTGCCGGCGACGATCGATAACGATTTGCCCGGCTCCGACCTGAGCATCGGTGCCGATACCGCGCTCAACTGTATTGTGGATGCCGTGGATAAGATCAAACAATCTGCCGTGGCGACGCGCCGGTGTTTTGTCGTGGAAGTGATGGGGCATCTCTGCGGTTACCTGGCGCAGATGAGCGGGCTCGCTACCGGTGCCGAGCGTGTCTATGGCCCGGAAGACGGGGTGACTTTGGACGATCTCCAGGCCGATCTGGCGACCATGATTGACGGATTCAAGAAAGGTAAACGTCTCAGCGTCATACTGCGAAGCGAGCGAGCGCATCCGCTCTATACGACGAACTTCATGGCGACGCTTTTCGCTGGGGCAGGGGAAGAGCTTTTTGAAGTACGGCAGGCAATTCTCGGCCATCTCCAACAGGGAGGAAACCCGACGCCGTTCGACCGTATTTTGGCGATGCGCTTTGCGGCGGCGTGTATCGAGCGTCTTATTGCCGAGGCGACCAAGCAAACTCCCGCCGGGGAATTCGTTGGCCTGTCTGGGGGGAAAGTCGAATTTGTTGGTCTTGAAGACTGGCCACGTATGATCGACTCCACGCATCTGCGGCCAAAAGCGCAGTGGTGGCGTGCGACGCTCCCGATCGCCCAAGTGTTAGCGCAGTCTGGTCCGGCGCACGCGAGTTAA
- a CDS encoding GAF domain-containing protein — MAREAGQLRLLHQMSRFLLQGALNFDQVLYTALTCATAGPALGFNRAFLLLFDEARRELCGVTAIGPSSPEEALQIWRSISDRDMSLEDLVAEYERFSRQAPSLLLRSVKTLRFPVESAVWPAVAEAVRTQQALRDTRLPVAPQAYYPQPGALLPQEFAVAPLIAKDGVIGAIVADNLYNSRSITPEDVQLLATLAQLAGLALANAQAYSALQHTQQELVRAEKMAAVGEMAARVSHEIRNPLVTVGGFARSILRAPDDVERVKRNTGIIADEVRRLEELLTDMLDLSHPRTLALRPERLADVLDQALLLATGEAHTDAPVIVRKEYAPNLPPVCIDARSLLRAFLNVMRNALQAMPDGGMLTVTTRGLGCQALVSIGDTGGGIPKHVLPTIFTPFVSHRLQGTGLGLSITRQIVIEHEGHLSVDTTEGQGTTFTFSLPLRSREALSEREVA; from the coding sequence ATGGCACGAGAGGCTGGACAATTACGGCTCCTGCACCAGATGAGCCGGTTTCTTCTGCAAGGCGCGTTGAATTTTGACCAGGTGCTGTATACCGCGCTGACCTGTGCGACCGCCGGTCCGGCCTTGGGCTTCAATCGTGCCTTCTTGCTCCTGTTCGACGAGGCGCGCCGCGAGCTGTGCGGCGTGACTGCTATCGGACCCTCCAGCCCTGAAGAGGCACTGCAAATTTGGCGCAGCATCAGCGATCGCGACATGTCGCTGGAAGATCTGGTGGCCGAGTACGAGCGGTTTTCTCGGCAAGCTCCTTCTCTGCTGCTGCGCAGTGTGAAAACCCTACGATTCCCGGTGGAGAGCGCAGTCTGGCCGGCGGTGGCCGAGGCGGTTCGCACCCAACAGGCGTTACGCGATACTCGCCTGCCGGTCGCCCCGCAGGCGTATTATCCGCAGCCTGGAGCATTGCTGCCTCAAGAATTCGCCGTCGCGCCGTTGATTGCCAAAGACGGCGTGATCGGCGCGATTGTGGCGGACAACCTCTACAACAGTCGTTCCATCACCCCAGAAGACGTGCAGCTATTGGCGACGCTGGCGCAACTCGCCGGTCTCGCCTTGGCCAATGCCCAAGCCTACAGCGCGCTGCAACACACCCAACAAGAGTTGGTGCGGGCCGAAAAGATGGCGGCGGTTGGGGAAATGGCGGCGCGCGTGAGTCACGAGATTCGTAACCCGCTGGTCACGGTCGGCGGCTTCGCCCGTTCGATCTTACGCGCTCCCGATGATGTCGAGCGGGTCAAGCGCAACACCGGCATCATTGCCGACGAAGTCCGCCGCTTGGAAGAATTGCTCACGGACATGTTGGACCTGTCCCACCCTCGCACGCTCGCCCTGCGCCCGGAGCGGCTAGCGGATGTGCTTGACCAAGCCCTGCTGCTGGCGACTGGCGAGGCGCATACCGACGCGCCAGTCATCGTGCGCAAGGAGTACGCCCCGAACTTACCGCCTGTTTGTATCGACGCGCGTTCTCTGCTCCGCGCATTCTTGAACGTGATGCGCAACGCCCTGCAAGCCATGCCGGACGGGGGAATGCTGACGGTAACGACGCGCGGCCTCGGGTGTCAGGCGTTGGTCTCCATTGGGGATACCGGAGGTGGCATTCCTAAACATGTCTTGCCGACGATTTTCACCCCGTTCGTGTCGCATCGTTTGCAAGGAACGGGACTGGGTTTATCGATTACTCGTCAGATCGTTATTGAACACGAAGGACATCTCTCGGTGGATACGACGGAAGGGCAGGGCACGACGTTTACGTTCTCCTTGCCGTTGCGGTCGCGAGAGGCGTTATCGGAAAGGGAAGTCGCATGA
- a CDS encoding pyridoxamine 5'-phosphate oxidase family protein produces the protein MSHTDPHRITTVEQLRGIVGEASTLVQYKLWKTIEPAAAEFIHRSPFLLLSTADAEGNQDVSPKGDGPGFAVIESETTLLIPDRKGNKLVFGLQNILSNPQVGLLFLIPGTGETLRVNGTAELTLDPVVLDRLSARGKPASIAIRVTVRECFFHCAKAFLRAQLWKPDSWLPEYRISFGKLLVSKMGGDEAAVQQFDQFVEQDYKNNL, from the coding sequence ATGTCTCACACTGACCCCCACCGCATCACAACAGTCGAGCAGCTTCGCGGCATCGTCGGCGAAGCGAGTACGCTCGTGCAGTATAAGCTGTGGAAGACGATAGAGCCGGCGGCAGCGGAGTTCATTCACCGCTCGCCTTTTCTGTTGTTGTCGACGGCTGACGCCGAGGGGAACCAAGATGTCTCGCCTAAGGGAGATGGCCCCGGGTTTGCCGTTATCGAGAGCGAGACGACCTTGCTCATTCCAGATCGCAAAGGCAACAAGCTCGTCTTCGGATTACAGAACATCCTCTCGAATCCTCAGGTGGGTCTGTTGTTCCTTATCCCCGGTACGGGCGAAACCCTGCGGGTCAACGGAACCGCAGAGCTTACGCTCGACCCTGTCGTTCTGGACCGTCTCTCGGCACGGGGAAAACCGGCTTCGATCGCCATCCGCGTGACCGTGCGGGAATGTTTCTTTCACTGCGCCAAAGCCTTTCTCCGTGCGCAACTGTGGAAGCCGGACTCGTGGCTACCGGAATACCGGATTTCGTTCGGCAAACTCTTGGTCTCCAAGATGGGCGGGGACGAGGCTGCCGTGCAGCAGTTCGATCAGTTCGTCGAGCAGGATTATAAGAATAATCTATAA